The Numenius arquata chromosome 7, bNumArq3.hap1.1, whole genome shotgun sequence genome has a window encoding:
- the FHL5 gene encoding four and a half LIM domains protein 5 isoform X2 has protein sequence MLVSVKACNYFFLYFASQVTKRSSLNPNNPTRMTDCHYCLQSLRGRKYALRDENAYCVTCYDSLFANPCEECKQPIECDSKDLSYKGRHWHEGCFKCAKCSRSLVEKPFAAKDELLLCTECYSDEYSSKCFHCQKTIMPGSRKMEFKGSSWHESCFVCQYCRQPLGTKPLITKDNENYCVPCFEKQFAHHCYSCKKVITSGGVTYHDQPWHKECFVCAGCKTQLSGQRFISKDDYPYCVDCFSKLYAKKCASCKKPITALGGPKFVSFEERQWHGECFNCAKCSVSLVGQGFLTRQDDVLCHECGSAS, from the exons ATGCTTGTTTCTGTGAAGGCGtgtaattatttcttcctttattttgcttCACAAGTTACCAAGAGAAGCAGCTTAAACCCAAAT AACCCCACCAGAATGACAGACTGTCATTACTGCCTGCAGTCTCTTCGTGGAAGGAAGTATGCATTAAGAGATGAAAATGCTTATTGTGTTACGTGTTATGACAGCCTGTTTGCCAACCCCTGTGAGGAGTGCAAGCAACCTATTGAGTGCGACTCCAAG GATCTGTCCTACAAAGGCCGCCACTGGCATGAAGGGTGCTTCAAGTGTGCCAAATGCAGTCGCTCGCTGGTGGAGAAACCGTTTGCTGCCAAGGATGAGCTCTTGCTGTGTACTGAATGCTACTCTGATGAGTACTCATCTAAGTGCTTCCACTGCCAGAAGACCATTATGCCTG GTTCCCGTAAAATGGAATTTAAGGGAAGTTCCTGGCATGAATCCTGTTTTGTTTGCCAGTATTGCCGGCAACCATTGGGAACAAAACCATTGATCACCAAAGACAACGAGAATTACTGTGTGCCCTGTTTTGAGAAGCAATTTGCTCACCACTGCTACTCTTGCAAAAAG GTGATAACTTCCGGGGGAGTGACCTACCATGACCAGCCTTGGCATAAAGAATGCTTTGTGTGTGCTGGGTGTAAAACCCAGCTGTCTGGACAAAGGTTTATTTCCAAAGATGACTATCCATACTGTGTAGATTGTTTCAGCAAATTGTATGCTAAGAAGTGTGCTTCTTGCAAGAAACCTATTACAG CTCTCGGAGGTCCCAAATTTGTCTCGTTTGAAGAGCGCCAGTGGCACGGGGAATGCTTTAACTGTGCGAAATGCTCTGTCTCGCTGGTGGGCCAAGGATTCCTCACTCGGCAGGATGATGTCCTTTGTCACGAATGTGGCTCTGCTTCTTAG
- the FHL5 gene encoding four and a half LIM domains protein 5 isoform X3 — MTDCHYCLQSLRGRKYALRDENAYCVTCYDSLFANPCEECKQPIECDSKDLSYKGRHWHEGCFKCAKCSRSLVEKPFAAKDELLLCTECYSDEYSSKCFHCQKTIMPGSRKMEFKGSSWHESCFVCQYCRQPLGTKPLITKDNENYCVPCFEKQFAHHCYSCKKVITSGGVTYHDQPWHKECFVCAGCKTQLSGQRFISKDDYPYCVDCFSKLYAKKCASCKKPITALGGPKFVSFEERQWHGECFNCAKCSVSLVGQGFLTRQDDVLCHECGSAS; from the exons ATGACAGACTGTCATTACTGCCTGCAGTCTCTTCGTGGAAGGAAGTATGCATTAAGAGATGAAAATGCTTATTGTGTTACGTGTTATGACAGCCTGTTTGCCAACCCCTGTGAGGAGTGCAAGCAACCTATTGAGTGCGACTCCAAG GATCTGTCCTACAAAGGCCGCCACTGGCATGAAGGGTGCTTCAAGTGTGCCAAATGCAGTCGCTCGCTGGTGGAGAAACCGTTTGCTGCCAAGGATGAGCTCTTGCTGTGTACTGAATGCTACTCTGATGAGTACTCATCTAAGTGCTTCCACTGCCAGAAGACCATTATGCCTG GTTCCCGTAAAATGGAATTTAAGGGAAGTTCCTGGCATGAATCCTGTTTTGTTTGCCAGTATTGCCGGCAACCATTGGGAACAAAACCATTGATCACCAAAGACAACGAGAATTACTGTGTGCCCTGTTTTGAGAAGCAATTTGCTCACCACTGCTACTCTTGCAAAAAG GTGATAACTTCCGGGGGAGTGACCTACCATGACCAGCCTTGGCATAAAGAATGCTTTGTGTGTGCTGGGTGTAAAACCCAGCTGTCTGGACAAAGGTTTATTTCCAAAGATGACTATCCATACTGTGTAGATTGTTTCAGCAAATTGTATGCTAAGAAGTGTGCTTCTTGCAAGAAACCTATTACAG CTCTCGGAGGTCCCAAATTTGTCTCGTTTGAAGAGCGCCAGTGGCACGGGGAATGCTTTAACTGTGCGAAATGCTCTGTCTCGCTGGTGGGCCAAGGATTCCTCACTCGGCAGGATGATGTCCTTTGTCACGAATGTGGCTCTGCTTCTTAG
- the FHL5 gene encoding four and a half LIM domains protein 5 isoform X1, which yields MLVSVKACNYFFLYFASQVTKRSSLNPNVSIENPTRMTDCHYCLQSLRGRKYALRDENAYCVTCYDSLFANPCEECKQPIECDSKDLSYKGRHWHEGCFKCAKCSRSLVEKPFAAKDELLLCTECYSDEYSSKCFHCQKTIMPGSRKMEFKGSSWHESCFVCQYCRQPLGTKPLITKDNENYCVPCFEKQFAHHCYSCKKVITSGGVTYHDQPWHKECFVCAGCKTQLSGQRFISKDDYPYCVDCFSKLYAKKCASCKKPITALGGPKFVSFEERQWHGECFNCAKCSVSLVGQGFLTRQDDVLCHECGSAS from the exons ATGCTTGTTTCTGTGAAGGCGtgtaattatttcttcctttattttgcttCACAAGTTACCAAGAGAAGCAGCTTAAACCCAAATGTGAGTATTGAG AACCCCACCAGAATGACAGACTGTCATTACTGCCTGCAGTCTCTTCGTGGAAGGAAGTATGCATTAAGAGATGAAAATGCTTATTGTGTTACGTGTTATGACAGCCTGTTTGCCAACCCCTGTGAGGAGTGCAAGCAACCTATTGAGTGCGACTCCAAG GATCTGTCCTACAAAGGCCGCCACTGGCATGAAGGGTGCTTCAAGTGTGCCAAATGCAGTCGCTCGCTGGTGGAGAAACCGTTTGCTGCCAAGGATGAGCTCTTGCTGTGTACTGAATGCTACTCTGATGAGTACTCATCTAAGTGCTTCCACTGCCAGAAGACCATTATGCCTG GTTCCCGTAAAATGGAATTTAAGGGAAGTTCCTGGCATGAATCCTGTTTTGTTTGCCAGTATTGCCGGCAACCATTGGGAACAAAACCATTGATCACCAAAGACAACGAGAATTACTGTGTGCCCTGTTTTGAGAAGCAATTTGCTCACCACTGCTACTCTTGCAAAAAG GTGATAACTTCCGGGGGAGTGACCTACCATGACCAGCCTTGGCATAAAGAATGCTTTGTGTGTGCTGGGTGTAAAACCCAGCTGTCTGGACAAAGGTTTATTTCCAAAGATGACTATCCATACTGTGTAGATTGTTTCAGCAAATTGTATGCTAAGAAGTGTGCTTCTTGCAAGAAACCTATTACAG CTCTCGGAGGTCCCAAATTTGTCTCGTTTGAAGAGCGCCAGTGGCACGGGGAATGCTTTAACTGTGCGAAATGCTCTGTCTCGCTGGTGGGCCAAGGATTCCTCACTCGGCAGGATGATGTCCTTTGTCACGAATGTGGCTCTGCTTCTTAG